A part of Parvimonas micra genomic DNA contains:
- the dltB gene encoding D-alanyl-lipoteichoic acid biosynthesis protein DltB yields MEFFSGLNFWLVFILISIPAIFLGIREKKSKYYILGVSLVFCFFVYSKNINSLISLIIFVIYEFLLIKMYLKLKTGKNFEKVSIFIILSLLPLVLVRVLPFTKMHYKLGFLGISYITFKVMQILIEIKDNLIKEVKFVDYLSFMIFFPTLASGPIDRSRRFFKDLETTISKNEYLDKLGKGIEYILQGLVYKMILSQLIFDKMNIVAERHYTIPNLLMYMYLYGFYLFFDFAGYSLMAVGVSKVFGIETPMNFNKPFLAKDMKDFWNRWHISLSHWFRDFIFSRLVFAMFKRKTFKSSLTTAMVAYVINMSVMGIWHGLNLSYFLYGLYHGIILALTELFQKTKFYKANKNKKWFEYSSIFVTFNLVMFGFFIFSEKFVHILRILGGRLW; encoded by the coding sequence ATGGAGTTTTTTAGTGGATTAAATTTCTGGTTAGTATTTATTTTAATATCTATACCTGCGATATTTTTAGGTATTAGAGAAAAGAAAAGTAAATACTATATCTTGGGAGTTTCTCTTGTTTTTTGTTTTTTTGTTTATTCAAAAAATATAAATTCACTCATATCATTAATAATATTTGTGATATATGAGTTTTTATTGATAAAAATGTATCTTAAACTTAAAACAGGAAAAAATTTTGAAAAAGTTTCTATATTTATAATTTTGAGTTTATTACCACTTGTTTTAGTTCGTGTATTACCTTTTACAAAGATGCATTATAAATTAGGATTTTTAGGAATCTCATATATAACTTTTAAGGTAATGCAAATACTTATAGAAATTAAAGATAATTTAATAAAAGAAGTAAAATTTGTTGATTACTTATCCTTTATGATATTTTTTCCAACTCTTGCATCAGGTCCAATTGATAGAAGTAGAAGATTTTTCAAAGACTTGGAAACTACAATTAGTAAAAATGAGTATTTAGATAAATTAGGAAAGGGTATAGAATACATTTTACAAGGATTAGTATATAAGATGATTTTGTCACAATTAATCTTTGATAAGATGAATATCGTTGCTGAAAGACACTATACGATTCCCAATTTATTGATGTATATGTATTTGTATGGATTTTATTTATTTTTTGACTTTGCAGGATATAGTTTAATGGCAGTGGGAGTTAGTAAGGTATTTGGAATTGAAACACCAATGAACTTCAATAAACCGTTTTTGGCAAAGGATATGAAAGATTTTTGGAATAGATGGCATATCAGTTTATCACATTGGTTTAGAGATTTTATTTTTAGTAGGTTAGTTTTTGCAATGTTTAAGAGAAAAACTTTTAAGAGTTCGCTAACTACTGCAATGGTTGCATATGTGATAAATATGTCAGTTATGGGGATATGGCATGGACTAAATTTAAGTTATTTTTTATACGGTTTATACCATGGAATTATTCTTGCACTTACAGAACTATTTCAAAAAACTAAATTTTATAAAGCTAACAAAAATAAAAAATGGTTTGAATATTCATCCATTTTTGTTACGTTTAATTTAGTTATGTTTGGATTCTTTATATTTTCTGAAAAATTTGTTCACATTTTACGAATATTAGGAGGTAGATTATGGTAA
- a CDS encoding adenine phosphoribosyltransferase gives MNLKSKIRVIEGFPKEGISFKDITTLISDGKAFKEAVNIMRKNLEDRNIDYIVGPEARGFVFGSAVAYALNVGFIPVRKPGKLPGETVSYEYALEYGTDVLEICEDVLKPGDRVAIVDDLLATGGTINACAKLIESQGAEVVSMQFLMELTDLKGREKNKEYQIDSVMEYDI, from the coding sequence ATGAATTTAAAATCAAAAATTAGAGTTATTGAAGGGTTTCCTAAGGAAGGAATCAGTTTTAAAGATATAACTACATTAATCAGTGATGGTAAAGCTTTTAAAGAAGCCGTGAATATTATGAGAAAAAATTTGGAAGATAGAAATATAGATTATATTGTTGGACCTGAAGCTAGAGGATTTGTCTTTGGATCTGCTGTTGCTTATGCTTTGAATGTAGGCTTTATCCCTGTTAGAAAGCCGGGAAAATTGCCGGGAGAAACAGTTTCTTATGAATATGCATTAGAATACGGAACGGATGTTCTTGAAATCTGTGAGGATGTATTAAAGCCGGGAGATAGAGTTGCAATAGTTGATGATTTACTTGCTACAGGAGGAACAATTAATGCTTGTGCAAAATTAATTGAATCACAAGGTGCAGAAGTTGTTTCAATGCAATTTTTAATGGAGCTAACAGATTTAAAGGGTAGAGAAAAAAATAAAGAGTATCAGATAGATTCTGTTATGGAGTATGACATTTAA
- the tilS gene encoding tRNA lysidine(34) synthetase TilS, with the protein MKNEFLKNLKSYNLEGFGVLLAVSGGKDSMIMLDLFNYFKYELKLNLVVCHFNHSLRDDADRDEKFVKTQCEKYGLKFYSKKEDVLLYSNENKLSTEEGARFLRYKFFDEVKRIENLEYIATAHNKNDLAETVIMRILRGTGINGLIGIQSERGDLIRPILNFSRDEIEKYIEENNIPFVEDKTNFEELYLRNKIRLNLFPILKNEYNPRILDAISRLSNIAFDYSTISREYIASKEGLLWEFNKEKILVYIEKLKLQSRSFRNIMYREFFEFISKDPDGINYKIIEEIDNLIFSKTGKYIEIKNVVFKIEYDKLLIYDKNIFENLEMKFYFENLDFSLYSTKFFDIIIEQSSFEEFKNLKQNKDLLFINKKYLDFLKIRNKENGDFLELEFGKKKLKDIFIDEKVSKDIRKNIPIFEIENNIVWVPNIRRSNRYLVDEKDDIIKIRVLSKENLWKD; encoded by the coding sequence ATGAAGAATGAATTTTTGAAAAATTTAAAAAGTTATAATCTTGAAGGTTTCGGCGTTTTACTTGCCGTATCAGGTGGTAAAGATTCTATGATTATGTTGGATTTGTTTAATTATTTTAAATATGAACTAAAATTAAATTTAGTTGTTTGCCATTTTAATCATTCTTTAAGAGATGATGCTGACAGAGATGAAAAATTTGTTAAAACTCAATGTGAAAAATATGGATTGAAATTTTATTCCAAAAAAGAAGATGTCCTTCTTTATTCAAATGAAAATAAATTATCTACTGAAGAGGGAGCAAGATTTTTAAGATATAAATTCTTTGATGAAGTAAAAAGAATTGAAAATCTTGAATATATTGCAACGGCACACAACAAAAATGATTTAGCAGAAACCGTTATTATGAGAATTTTAAGGGGAACTGGAATAAACGGACTAATTGGAATACAATCAGAAAGAGGAGATTTAATTAGACCGATTTTAAACTTTTCAAGAGATGAAATAGAAAAATATATTGAAGAAAATAATATACCTTTTGTAGAGGATAAAACCAATTTTGAAGAATTGTATCTAAGAAATAAAATCAGATTAAATTTATTTCCGATACTAAAGAACGAATATAATCCTAGAATTTTGGATGCTATTTCAAGATTATCTAATATTGCTTTTGATTATAGTACAATTTCAAGAGAATATATTGCTTCAAAAGAAGGATTATTATGGGAATTTAATAAAGAAAAAATACTGGTTTATATTGAAAAATTAAAACTTCAATCTAGGTCTTTCAGGAACATTATGTATAGAGAATTTTTTGAATTTATTAGCAAAGATCCGGATGGAATAAATTATAAAATAATTGAAGAAATAGATAATTTGATTTTTTCAAAAACGGGTAAATATATAGAAATAAAAAATGTAGTTTTTAAAATTGAATATGATAAGCTTCTAATTTATGATAAAAATATTTTTGAAAACTTAGAAATGAAATTTTATTTTGAAAATTTAGATTTTTCTTTGTATTCTACGAAATTTTTTGATATAATTATAGAGCAGTCAAGTTTTGAGGAATTTAAAAATCTAAAACAAAATAAAGACTTGCTTTTTATAAATAAAAAATATCTTGATTTTCTGAAAATTAGAAATAAAGAAAATGGAGATTTTTTAGAATTGGAATTTGGAAAAAAGAAGTTGAAAGATATATTTATTGATGAAAAAGTCAGTAAAGATATTAGAAAAAACATTCCCATATTTGAAATTGAAAATAATATTGTATGGGTTCCGAATATTAGAAGATCTAATAGATATTTAGTAGACGAAAAGGATGATATTATAAAAATCAGAGTTTTATCAAAGGAGAATTTATGGAAAGATTAG
- a CDS encoding FtsB family cell division protein, with translation MLDGGDGLMNKKNKGRIRVYSLIFFIFCIVFGKTFVYQVKEKNRLNNKIQSLQERKDKLDSEITEAKDSLKKVDTEEFIKKVAREKLKMIEKDEIVVKYKDND, from the coding sequence ATGTTAGATGGAGGTGATGGCTTGATGAATAAGAAAAATAAAGGTCGAATTCGTGTCTATAGTTTAATATTTTTTATATTCTGTATTGTTTTTGGAAAGACTTTTGTTTATCAAGTCAAGGAAAAAAACAGATTAAATAATAAAATTCAATCTTTGCAAGAAAGAAAAGATAAGTTGGATTCTGAAATTACAGAAGCAAAAGATAGTCTTAAAAAAGTTGATACTGAAGAATTTATTAAAAAAGTAGCTAGAGAAAAACTTAAAATGATAGAAAAAGATGAGATAGTAGTAAAGTATAAGGATAATGATTAG
- the dltC gene encoding D-alanine--poly(phosphoribitol) ligase subunit DltC: MEEKVFEILEDICEEDLRETPDVNIFEEGFMDSLGLVRFIVEVEEQLGITLGIMELDKEVVNTPNKIIEFLNNRK, translated from the coding sequence ATGGAAGAAAAAGTTTTTGAAATTTTAGAAGATATTTGTGAAGAAGATTTAAGAGAAACACCGGACGTAAATATATTTGAAGAAGGTTTTATGGATTCTCTTGGACTTGTCAGATTTATTGTTGAAGTTGAAGAACAATTAGGAATAACTTTAGGAATAATGGAATTAGATAAGGAAGTAGTTAATACACCAAATAAAATAATAGAATTTTTAAACAATAGGAAGTAG
- the dltA gene encoding D-alanine--poly(phosphoribitol) ligase subunit DltA has product MGYLDSFNNYKNSEKIAYICDDESITYRELMLYSDRLAKYILKNFGVGNKDAIAVYGHKDFLMLVSFLACTKSGHPYCPMDISFTRNRVEDVLTITNSKFSIFTEDLSVDEKFSILDKEDILDIINDEKYDDISNDGLYKIEPEDIVYIIFTSGSTGKPKGVQITYNNLNNYIGWIHNVVGNEKNKIYLNQAPFSFDLSVMDLYLSLYSESTLFAITKEKQQDFSKLYESLEKSGITNWVSTPSFADMCLSLQEFNSENIKNIEYFLFCGEVLTKKTAQRLKQRFPNAKVINTYGPTESTVCVTDILITDEILEKFDILPLGDVKRGSRIEIREEDKILGDDEIGEIVIIGDTVSSGYYKNPVQTEKAFFITENNERAYKTGDLGYYKDGNLFFSNRKDFQVKLNGYRIELGDIESNLLNISGVSSCCALPNYDSDNKVKSITAFIVSNNINDEKEYIKFLKEKLKKYIPNYMIPKKFKFLEKLPMNNNGKVDRKELKKILENR; this is encoded by the coding sequence GTGGGGTATTTAGATAGTTTCAATAATTATAAAAATTCAGAAAAAATTGCCTATATTTGTGATGATGAATCCATTACATACAGGGAACTTATGTTGTATTCGGATCGACTTGCAAAATATATTTTAAAAAATTTTGGGGTCGGAAATAAAGATGCAATTGCTGTTTATGGACATAAAGATTTTTTAATGTTGGTCAGTTTTTTGGCCTGTACAAAATCAGGACATCCTTATTGTCCTATGGATATTTCTTTTACCAGAAATAGAGTTGAGGATGTGTTGACTATAACGAATTCAAAATTTTCAATTTTTACAGAAGATTTGAGTGTTGATGAAAAATTTAGCATTTTAGATAAAGAAGATATTTTAGATATTATTAATGATGAAAAATATGATGATATCTCAAATGACGGCTTATATAAAATTGAACCAGAAGATATTGTTTATATAATTTTTACATCCGGTAGTACCGGAAAGCCTAAGGGAGTTCAAATAACATATAATAATTTAAATAATTATATTGGATGGATACATAATGTTGTAGGAAATGAAAAGAATAAGATTTACTTAAATCAGGCACCTTTTTCTTTTGATTTATCTGTAATGGATTTATATTTGTCTTTGTATTCTGAATCCACTTTATTTGCAATAACAAAGGAGAAACAACAAGATTTTTCTAAACTTTATGAAAGTTTAGAAAAATCCGGCATTACAAATTGGGTTTCTACACCTTCATTTGCAGATATGTGTTTATCTTTGCAAGAATTTAATTCTGAAAATATAAAGAATATAGAGTATTTTCTATTCTGTGGAGAAGTTTTGACTAAAAAAACAGCTCAAAGATTAAAGCAAAGATTTCCAAACGCAAAAGTAATTAATACTTACGGACCTACTGAATCTACTGTTTGTGTTACGGATATTTTAATTACAGATGAGATTTTAGAAAAGTTTGATATACTTCCACTTGGAGATGTAAAAAGGGGAAGTAGAATTGAAATAAGAGAAGAAGATAAAATTCTTGGAGATGATGAAATTGGTGAGATTGTCATTATTGGAGATACGGTAAGTAGCGGATATTATAAAAATCCTGTTCAAACTGAAAAAGCATTTTTTATTACTGAAAATAACGAGAGAGCATATAAGACGGGCGATTTAGGATATTATAAAGATGGAAATTTATTTTTTTCCAATAGAAAAGACTTTCAAGTCAAGTTAAATGGGTATAGAATTGAACTTGGAGATATCGAAAGTAATCTTTTAAATATAAGTGGAGTAAGTTCCTGCTGTGCTTTGCCGAATTATGATTCAGATAATAAAGTAAAGAGTATTACAGCATTTATTGTAAGTAATAACATTAACGATGAAAAAGAATATATAAAATTTTTAAAAGAAAAGTTAAAAAAATATATTCCAAATTATATGATACCTAAAAAGTTTAAATTTTTAGAGAAATTACCAATGAATAATAACGGGAAAGTCGACAGAAAAGAACTAAAGAAAATATTAGAAAATAGATAG
- the nadD gene encoding nicotinate (nicotinamide) nucleotide adenylyltransferase, protein MKKIGIFGGSFSPTHNGHLQIAEDCLLEMGLDKIVFLPNANPPHKTVDKFSFDTRVEMLRLALEDNENFEISLVENDPTKVHYSYNTISENFYNGKDKFYFIMGDDEFLNIRSWYEYEKLLELTPVIVFLRKYDYNSILEKNREIIEKYDINIIKNSVISISSTEIRNRINEKKSIRYLVPEKVSKYIYEELNYFDLMKIKKDLEKKLSKNRYEHSLRVAEYCKRLAKIYNVDEHKSYLSGLVHDCAKNLEEYYMLNKKVNSDIILDIEEKNNPKIQHAPIGAAVCKNLYGISDNEIISAVRYHTTARENMSLIEKILFISDKIEPNREYDTVEELRKIADYDIDKAIIKFLNDSFEYLRKKSQKVHPLSVKARDYLVNMR, encoded by the coding sequence ATGAAAAAAATTGGAATTTTTGGTGGAAGTTTTTCACCTACTCATAATGGACATTTACAAATTGCTGAAGACTGTTTGCTGGAAATGGGACTTGATAAGATAGTTTTTCTCCCAAATGCAAATCCTCCACATAAAACGGTTGATAAATTTAGTTTTGATACAAGAGTCGAAATGTTAAGATTAGCTTTAGAAGATAATGAAAATTTTGAGATTTCTTTAGTAGAAAATGACCCTACAAAAGTTCATTACTCTTATAATACCATTAGTGAAAATTTTTACAATGGTAAAGATAAATTTTATTTCATAATGGGAGATGATGAGTTTTTAAATATAAGATCGTGGTATGAATATGAAAAACTTTTAGAACTCACTCCAGTTATAGTTTTTCTAAGAAAATATGATTATAATTCTATTTTAGAAAAAAATAGAGAAATAATTGAAAAATACGATATTAATATAATTAAAAATTCTGTTATTTCTATTTCATCTACCGAAATTAGAAATAGAATTAATGAAAAAAAATCTATAAGATATCTTGTTCCTGAAAAGGTAAGTAAATATATTTATGAAGAACTTAATTATTTTGATTTAATGAAGATAAAAAAAGATTTAGAAAAAAAACTTTCAAAGAATAGATATGAACATTCTTTAAGGGTTGCAGAATATTGTAAAAGACTTGCTAAAATATATAATGTTGATGAACATAAGTCTTATTTATCCGGACTTGTGCACGATTGTGCAAAAAATTTGGAAGAATATTATATGTTGAATAAAAAAGTAAATTCTGATATAATATTGGATATTGAAGAAAAAAATAATCCGAAAATTCAACATGCTCCAATAGGTGCAGCTGTTTGTAAAAATTTGTATGGTATTTCTGATAATGAAATAATTTCAGCAGTTCGTTATCATACAACGGCAAGAGAAAATATGTCTTTAATTGAAAAGATTTTATTTATATCTGATAAAATTGAACCTAATAGAGAGTATGATACAGTAGAGGAACTTAGAAAAATTGCAGATTATGATATTGATAAGGCTATAATAAAGTTTTTAAATGATAGTTTTGAATATTTAAGAAAAAAATCTCAAAAAGTTCATCCTTTGTCTGTTAAAGCAAGAGATTATTTAGTAAATATGAGGTGA
- the yhbY gene encoding ribosome assembly RNA-binding protein YhbY produces MINPKQRAFLKSLAHSMEPIMNIGKYGVNDETIRQLDLALEKRELIKIKILNNNLDDNKEIVDLVLQKTRAEFVQYIGNKFVIYRRKRKDENRIELPE; encoded by the coding sequence ATGATAAATCCAAAGCAAAGAGCATTTCTAAAGTCATTAGCCCACTCTATGGAACCTATTATGAATATAGGCAAGTATGGAGTTAATGATGAAACTATTAGACAACTAGATTTGGCTTTAGAGAAAAGAGAGCTTATAAAAATCAAAATTCTAAATAATAATTTAGACGATAATAAAGAAATAGTAGATTTAGTTTTACAAAAAACTAGAGCAGAATTTGTTCAATATATTGGAAATAAATTTGTTATTTACAGAAGAAAAAGAAAAGATGAAAATAGAATAGAGTTACCGGAATAA
- a CDS encoding RNA-binding S4 domain-containing protein, translating into MRIDKFLKNSRLIKRRTVAKEACEKERVFRDGRAMKPSDEVKVGDIIELKFGNSEVKIKVLDITDSQKKEDAQKMYENL; encoded by the coding sequence ATGAGAATTGATAAATTTTTAAAAAATTCAAGACTTATAAAGAGAAGAACTGTTGCAAAAGAGGCTTGTGAAAAAGAAAGAGTTTTTAGAGATGGAAGAGCTATGAAACCATCTGATGAAGTTAAAGTTGGAGATATTATAGAGCTAAAGTTTGGAAATTCTGAAGTTAAAATTAAAGTTTTAGATATAACTGACAGTCAAAAGAAAGAAGATGCACAAAAAATGTATGAAAATCTGTAA
- the obgE gene encoding GTPase ObgE: MFIDIAKIELKAGKGGDGCVSFRREKYEPDGGPYGGDGGDGGSVIFISDEGVRTLMDFRYKKHYFAQNGENGKTKKQYGKKGEDLIVKVPVGTLIKDFETNRVIHDFKVKDDEFIVAKGGRGGKGNARFATSTRQAPRFAQPGTKGEERTIKLELKLIADVGLVGLPNVGKSSLLSVLSDAKPKIANYHFTTLEPNLGVCRVEENKSFVIADIPGLIEGASEGIGLGFEFLKHVERTRLLVHVLDVSGIEGRDPIEDYNTIYKELELYNENIKNKKEIIVANKIDLLTSDDNLKRVKEYFKDRTVLEISAVTQKGVKELKYKIFEELSKIEIDYETFDEDYEYIEEVEKEAYEIYSEDGTFYVEGPLIDYLVYITNFEDYDSLKYFQKVLTDKGVIEELKQKGVKEGQSIVIGEMEFEFFE; encoded by the coding sequence ATGTTTATAGATATTGCAAAAATAGAATTAAAAGCTGGAAAAGGTGGAGATGGCTGTGTTTCTTTTAGAAGAGAAAAATATGAACCTGATGGCGGACCTTACGGTGGCGACGGCGGAGATGGCGGAAGTGTAATTTTTATATCCGATGAAGGTGTAAGGACTCTTATGGATTTCAGATATAAAAAACATTATTTTGCTCAAAACGGCGAAAATGGAAAAACAAAAAAACAATATGGGAAAAAAGGAGAAGATTTAATCGTAAAAGTTCCTGTTGGTACCTTGATTAAAGATTTTGAAACTAATAGAGTTATTCACGATTTTAAAGTTAAAGATGATGAATTTATAGTTGCTAAAGGTGGCCGAGGTGGTAAGGGAAATGCAAGATTTGCCACAAGTACAAGACAAGCACCTCGTTTTGCACAACCTGGAACAAAGGGTGAAGAAAGAACTATAAAATTAGAATTAAAGCTAATTGCAGACGTTGGACTTGTCGGTCTTCCAAATGTTGGAAAATCTTCTTTGCTTTCTGTTTTAAGTGATGCAAAACCTAAGATTGCAAATTATCATTTTACAACATTAGAACCTAATTTAGGAGTTTGTAGAGTTGAAGAAAATAAATCATTTGTAATAGCTGATATTCCTGGTCTTATTGAAGGAGCGAGTGAGGGAATAGGACTTGGATTTGAATTTTTAAAACATGTTGAAAGGACTAGACTTTTAGTACATGTTTTAGATGTTTCCGGAATTGAAGGCAGAGATCCTATTGAAGATTACAATACCATTTATAAGGAATTAGAGCTTTATAATGAAAATATTAAAAATAAAAAAGAGATAATTGTTGCAAATAAAATAGATTTACTTACTTCTGATGATAATTTAAAAAGAGTAAAAGAATATTTTAAAGATAGAACAGTATTGGAAATTTCTGCAGTTACTCAAAAAGGAGTAAAGGAATTAAAATATAAAATATTTGAGGAATTATCAAAAATTGAAATTGATTATGAAACATTTGATGAAGATTATGAATATATAGAGGAAGTTGAAAAAGAGGCTTATGAAATTTATAGTGAAGACGGAACATTCTATGTTGAAGGACCTCTCATTGACTATCTAGTTTATATAACAAATTTTGAAGATTATGATTCTTTAAAATATTTCCAAAAAGTTTTAACTGATAAGGGAGTAATTGAAGAATTAAAACAAAAAGGTGTAAAAGAAGGTCAATCCATTGTAATTGGAGAAATGGAATTTGAATTTTTTGAATAA
- the rsfS gene encoding ribosome silencing factor — MEKLDIILKALDDKIAENVVSIDLKGKSSIAEYFVIATGSAVNHNQAICDEIEFQLKKNNMDCLSTEGYKDGNWILLDCGEIVVHIMTKDYRSYYNLERLWA; from the coding sequence ATGGAAAAACTTGATATTATATTGAAAGCATTGGATGATAAGATTGCAGAAAATGTTGTAAGCATTGATTTGAAAGGTAAGTCATCAATTGCCGAATATTTTGTTATCGCAACCGGTAGTGCAGTTAATCATAATCAAGCTATTTGTGATGAAATTGAGTTCCAATTAAAAAAGAATAATATGGACTGTTTAAGTACAGAAGGATATAAAGATGGAAATTGGATTTTGTTGGACTGTGGAGAAATTGTAGTTCATATTATGACAAAAGATTATAGAAGCTATTACAATCTTGAAAGATTGTGGGCATAG
- a CDS encoding RidA family protein gives MSVEFLKTDKAPAAIGPYSQAGKVGNLIFVSGQLPITNGELQTEIKAATLASLTNVLEIIKAGGGSLESIAKVNVFVKDMNDFEAINGVYAEFFGNHKPARALVQVAKLPKDALIEIEAIAAV, from the coding sequence ATGAGCGTAGAATTTTTAAAAACTGATAAGGCTCCAGCGGCAATCGGACCTTATTCACAAGCTGGAAAGGTTGGTAATTTAATATTTGTTTCCGGACAATTACCAATTACAAATGGAGAATTACAAACTGAAATAAAGGCAGCAACACTTGCAAGTTTAACTAATGTTTTAGAAATTATAAAAGCAGGTGGCGGAAGTTTAGAAAGTATTGCTAAAGTTAATGTTTTTGTAAAAGATATGAATGATTTTGAAGCAATTAATGGGGTTTATGCTGAATTCTTTGGTAATCATAAACCGGCCAGAGCATTAGTTCAAGTTGCTAAATTACCAAAAGATGCTTTAATAGAAATAGAAGCAATAGCTGCTGTTTAA
- the dltD gene encoding D-alanyl-lipoteichoic acid biosynthesis protein DltD has translation MKRLKALFVAIILSLVISSTFLHFYTKKEKKEFDELSVQNNSIRYNDSPNKYKSHDAITKNIGKGTIILLGSSELIVTNDWKEHPKQFLDYSDRNIMQIGEGFYQSLIQAITLGSIGEKSPVKTVNLILSMQWFEKNGIKPEAFQSRFSIDHLYNLYKSEKISKETKDKIYNRILELSKNNAIVTKMVEGLKRDNTLDKAINKANAEKYKLIANSKFLNSYHRDDSVNDKKAPEKFDWEKAKDEAVKAAKKDSNDNKFFMFNEYFNKNFRKNFAKLKGSAKDTKYRSEEEYGDLQLFLDVARELGFKVNLILVPLQGHWADYTGVPKSEIEYFYKRIRDISAKNNINLIDYSNYSYTRYFFKDATHLGRLGLLQLQEDLLKYNND, from the coding sequence ATGAAAAGATTAAAAGCGTTATTTGTAGCAATAATTTTATCTTTAGTTATTTCTTCTACTTTTTTGCATTTTTATACCAAAAAAGAGAAGAAAGAATTTGATGAATTATCCGTTCAGAATAATTCTATAAGATATAATGATTCTCCAAATAAATATAAATCTCATGATGCCATAACAAAAAATATAGGTAAAGGAACTATAATTCTTTTAGGTTCTTCTGAACTTATTGTAACTAACGATTGGAAAGAACATCCAAAACAATTTTTAGATTATTCAGATAGGAATATTATGCAAATTGGAGAAGGATTCTATCAATCTTTAATTCAAGCTATAACTTTAGGTTCTATTGGAGAAAAATCACCTGTAAAAACTGTTAATTTGATATTGTCTATGCAATGGTTTGAAAAAAATGGAATAAAGCCGGAAGCATTTCAATCAAGATTTTCAATAGATCATTTGTATAATTTATATAAGAGTGAAAAAATTTCTAAAGAAACAAAAGATAAAATATATAATAGAATTTTGGAACTTTCAAAAAATAATGCTATTGTAACTAAGATGGTTGAAGGATTAAAAAGAGATAACACTTTAGATAAAGCAATAAATAAAGCTAATGCTGAAAAATATAAACTCATTGCAAATAGCAAATTTCTAAATTCATATCATAGAGATGATAGTGTAAATGATAAAAAAGCTCCGGAAAAATTTGATTGGGAAAAAGCTAAAGATGAGGCTGTGAAGGCTGCAAAAAAAGATTCAAATGATAATAAATTTTTTATGTTTAATGAATATTTTAATAAAAATTTTAGAAAAAATTTTGCAAAACTAAAAGGTTCTGCGAAAGATACAAAATATAGAAGTGAAGAAGAATATGGAGATTTACAATTATTTTTAGATGTTGCAAGAGAATTGGGTTTTAAAGTTAATTTAATTTTAGTTCCACTTCAAGGACATTGGGCCGATTATACCGGAGTTCCAAAGTCTGAGATAGAATATTTTTATAAAAGAATTAGAGATATTTCAGCAAAAAATAATATAAATTTGATTGATTACAGTAATTATTCATATACACGTTATTTTTTTAAAGATGCTACACATTTAGGAAGGCTTGGACTTTTACAATTACAAGAAGATTTATTAAAATACAATAATGATTAA